In one window of Branchiostoma floridae strain S238N-H82 chromosome 14, Bfl_VNyyK, whole genome shotgun sequence DNA:
- the LOC118431114 gene encoding uncharacterized protein LOC118431114, translating to MPKDSATNTFLANLAPLEAGRWLGLTDNNNDGQWQFEDGQILASSDYSNWPPGEPAPDNGQGGCVGFWGSGSSWDEKDCSYDRGFICQLNEAPKKWRKDWRCGWGHPAANGNPAECYPAGVNHCCSFANWCGNTAAHCDCRTCVDYRITGPCVPGSFSRTGTDPCDLCPVGTFQAGHGQTECLSCPLGTGTDARGSETSSDCVDINECTGNHGCDHVCRNTQGSYRCECHGAFTLDTDGRSCSGGWPRGTYGLPRTNTGCPESAGVTWHTGSRFQDTEDDDANNYWTSGLHFDGDFWRDNMIQKFCMKTSYWTGHGTWPRGSYCIFKKNECPSGFQTGEIYWDDEDNPFNQRNSRSGSLPDGKYDRNTLIWYCCRNDGSANTRIPLPSRKPFYLFRFRQGCQKVLGMNVREEYFRWDDEDTINESDRHGAHPHDTGGSRNHKLHYCYYS from the exons atgccgaaggacagTGCCACCAATACTTTTCTCGCTAATCTGGCACCACTGGAAGCGGGTCGCTGGCTTGGGCTGACAGACAACAACAACGATGGGCAATGGCAATTTGAGGACGGCCAAATCCTAGCGTCATCTGACTACTCCAACTGGCCCCCCGGTGAACCGGCACCAGATAACGGTCAGGGCGGATGTGTCGGGTTTTGGGGGAGTGGATCCTCATGGGATGAAAAAGACTGCTCCTACGACAGGGGATTCATATGCCAGCTAAATGAAG CTCCTAAGAAGTGGCGTAAAGACTGGCGTTGTGGGTGGGGCCACCCCGCTGCGAACGGCAACCCTGCTGAATGCTACCCGGCAGGTGTTAACCATTGCTGCTCCTTTGCAAACTGGTGCGGCAACACTGCAGCCCACTGTGACTGTCGGACTTGTGTCGACTACAGAATCACAG GACCATGTGTACCTGGCAGCTTCTCCCGGACCGGTACAGACCCGTGTGACCTGTGTCCAGTCGGGACGTTCCAAGCCGGACATGGTCAAACCGAATGTTTATCCTGTCCACTGGGCACGGGTACAGACGCCAGGGGTTCGGAAACCTCAAGTGATTGTGTTG ATATAAACGAATGCACAGGAAACCATGGCTGTGACCACGTCTGCAGGAACACGCAAGGAAGCTACCGTTGTGAATGCCATGGTGCCTTTACCCTAGATACAGACGGGAGGAGCTGCTCCGGTG GATGGCCAAGAGGAACGTATGGTTTACCCAGGACAAACACAGGCTGCCCGGAATCTGCAGGCGTGACCTGGCACACGGGCTCCCGTTTCCAAGACACCGAGGACGACGACGCCAACAACTACTGGACGTCAGGACTGCATTTTGATGGAGACTTCTGGAGGGACAACATGATACAGAAATTTTGCATGAAA ACATCTTATTGGACAGGGCACGGGACCTGGCCACGTGGTAGCTACTGTATCTTCAAGAAGAATGAATGTCCAAGTG GTTTCCAAACTGGGGAAATTTACTGGGACGACGAAGACAATCCATTCAACCAAAGGAACAGCAGGAGTGGCTCACTGCCTGACGGGAAGTACGACCGCAACACGCTCATCTGGTACTGCTGTCGTAACGATGGTAGCGCCAACACCCGCATCCCGCTACCCAGCCGCAAACCGTTTTACCTCTTCCGCTTCAGGCAGGGGTGCCAAAAG GTCCTCGGGATGAATGTAAGGGAGGAATACTTCCGCTGGGACGATGAAGATACCATTAATGAAAG